The Pyrus communis chromosome 9, drPyrComm1.1, whole genome shotgun sequence genome has a segment encoding these proteins:
- the LOC137745478 gene encoding uncharacterized protein produces MVVVLRYVNKKGEAIEKFLGVQHVTFTTSSSLEEAIKRFFATTNLSMSKLRGQDYDGASNMKAMVEVLEWIKDDTNQDNFGEARITNELSQALQKKDQDIVNAMALVEVCKQRLQSLRDDDFGDLLDDVQKFCEDHDIVVPNMEDLHFVPGKSRRKAQRLINFHYYRVDLYFQVLDTQLKELNDRFDEVNTETELLLWMTCLSPVHNFASFDKAKIVRIAQLYPQDFDHMDLINLPNQLDNYIHDMKMHSEFSSLRGIGDLAKELVKTGRCASYMLVYKLIALTLVLPVATALVERAFSAIKIVKTPLLNKMGDKWLSDSIFVYIERDVFAFIDNEPIMQRFHDMKHRRQQL; encoded by the exons ATGGTGGTGGTATTGCGTTATGTGAACAAAAAAGGAGAAGCAATTGAAAAGTTTTTGGGTGTGCAACATGTCACCTTTACAACTAGTAGCTCGCTTGAAGAGGCTATCAAGAGATTCTTTGCTACAACAAATTTGAGTATGTCTAAGTTACGGGGACAAGACTATGATGGAGCTAGCAATATGAAAG CCATGGTGGAGGTGCTTGAATGGATTAAAGATGATACCAACCAAGACAATTTTGGAGAAGCAA GAATTACAAACGAGTTATCACAAGCATTACAAAAGAAAGATCAAGATATTGTGAATGCGATGGCGTTAGTGGAAGTATGCAAGCAAAGACTACAATCCTTGAGAGATGATGATTTTGGGGACTTGCTTGATGATGTACAAAAGTTTTGTGAAGATCATGATATTGTTGTTCCTAACATGGAGGATTTGCATTTCGTACCCGGAAAATCAAGGCGTAAAGCTCAAAGACTCATAAACTTCCATTACTATCGTGTGGACCTCTATTTTCAAGTCCTTGATACGCAATTAAAGGAATTGAATGATCGCTTTGATGAGGTAAACACCGAAACCGAATTGCTTCTTTGGATGACATGTTTGAGTCCGGtgcataattttgcatcttttgacaaagcaaaAATTGTTCGTATAGCCCAACTTTATCCTCAAGATTTTGATCATATGGACCTCATAAATCTTCCAAATCAACTTGACAATTACATTCACGATATGAAGATGCATAGTGAGTTTTCATCATTAAGAGGAATTGGTGATCTTGCAAAGGAGTTGGTGAAGACCGGAAGGTGTGCAAGCTATATGTTAGTGTATAAGCTTATTGCATTGACTTTGGTGTTACCGGTTGCAACCGCTTTGGTAGAGAGAGCTTTTTCTGCTATTAAGATTGTGAAAACACCATTGCTTAACAAAATGGGGGATAAATGGTTGAGTGATAGCATATTTGTTTACATTGAGAGAGATGTATttgcttttattgataatgagccTATTATGCAACGTTTTCATGATATGAAACATCGCCGGcaacaattgtaa
- the LOC137745059 gene encoding psbP domain-containing protein 7, chloroplastic, which produces MPALPQYFHACKHICLNLNQICIITPSSGCRKRDLREVTITRAERPPADQFASLQSGFRRRLLLGLGTASVVALGADFLGVTSFLLGLSPESSRSLKLDVVYPIGGYSRCIDTNEGFEFIYPASWVGDQTLLYRAAEKKEFERSLDPPPLNFNTKSRTDGRRRNVSEPVVAFGPPATTGELNVSVIVSPVALDFKIEAFGGPKEVGEAVVRTVTGSGKRPDIQGTLIESKLREDSASNVKYYELEFRVESPLFHRHNIAVCCVRGGRLFTLNAQAPESAWPDVKSDFHRIAESFSLTS; this is translated from the exons ATGCCGGCATTGCCACAATActttcatgcatgcaaacataTATGCCTCAACCTGAACCAGATATGCATAATCACACCGTCCTCCGGCTGCCGGAAAAGGGATTTGCGAGAGGTGACAATAACCCGGGCAGAAAGGCCTCCGGCGGACCAATTTGCTTCACTACAATCCGGGTTTAGGAGGCGGCTTCTGCTCGGTTTAGGGACAGCTTCTGTGGTTGCTCTTGGTGCTGATTTTCTCGGAGTCACAAGTTTTCTTCTCGGGTTGTCGCCGGAAAGTAGTAGGAGTCTTAAGCTGGATGTGGTTTATCCCATAGGAGGCTACAGTAGGTGCATTGACACAAATGAAGGATTTG AATTTATATACCCAGCAAGTTGGGTTGGAGATCAAACACTTCTGTATCGAGCAGCAGagaaaaaggaatttgaaagaTCACTTGATCCTCCTCCTTTGAACTTCAATACCAAATCCAGGACCGATGGCCGCCGACGAAATGTCAGTGAACCCGTTGTTGCATTTGGCCCGCCCGCGACCACCGGCGAGCTCAATGTTAGCGTCATTGTGTCGCCAGTTGCTCTTGATTTCAA AATTGAAGCATTTGGAGGACCAAAAGAGGTAGGAGAAGCCGTGGTTAGGACCGTCACAGGATCCGGCAAACGCCCCGACATCCAGGGAACTTTGATCGAATCAAAATTGAGGGAGGATAGTGCAAGCAATGTTAAATACTACGAGCTTGAATTCAGAGTTGAGAGCCCCTTGTTTCACCGGCATAACATCGCAGTATGTTGCGTTCGTGGTGGTCGGTTGTTTACACTTAATGCTCAGGCACCGGAATCAGCATGGCCGGATGTGAAGTCCGACTTCCATAGAATTGCTGAATCGTTTAGCCTCACCTCTTGA
- the LOC137746046 gene encoding uncharacterized protein isoform X2, protein MEMESDQPDDVGNCIEETSVQHLFDPGSPDISNMFGEQQVAPRVGDAYQVEIPSMTMDAEQYKLLTNPAHSKVVDGSHYFLVGLPVPIVYSDEVNNIEDHRLESPINPDNVVNGKSSKEARKRKKDPTRLRKKSSKLKVAPLLFGLDEVDESKAENIELMVVEENANQSLRSKCCYPVPGSSRSAWSDAEVDGFLLGLYIFGKSFYQVKRFMENKAMGEILSFYYGKFYRSDAYRRWSECRKSRRKKCILGEKIFTGWRQRELLSRIIPHVSEESQKSLSEGYKLFAEGTTSLEEYVSFLKSTVGIRVLVEAIGIGKGKEDLTGFALEPGKNNQELPACPKLPACKAFSSLTFCEIIKYLTGGVRLSKGRSNDIFWEAVWPRLLANGWHSEQPTFSLVFLMPGIKKFKRRKLTRGDQYFDSVSDVLNKVASEPELIQLQGEEELVPEATSDQDDLSNHQRHCYLKPRVVTSKPNRMQFTVVDTSLVHGAKSRGIVELKYSPVELQSNSEQPNCSRENEGDSCENKLNGHGNDTVEMQLNSKTNMAKHLKRKRFTIVDTSLVHRGKSSTVTELRCSPTVFESFSKSTGLLRETEENSFADLLGKHKPDAADISLDGEVNNFSDNCRRDISDIGGTNQMEVKNSSDSTEKMEGHPNKKKGMSDDKKPKRTTLHKFSRKEKHRHSNSVGSLPKRRRLAACAKSETGCLVNSSSQGLQSEQVGSHGPLNSLDAGELVVSLAGPLEREPSIASLAEGSPVKESSSETHGGNCSGERMSHEKNENHQDQESSILNLHQDLMDSRNSEKVVVVNLETNVDSLCLPSSEAHVVDTLSTFNMISRRQSTRNRPLTARALEALADGLLGIKKRKNSSEDILGENQVSRPSRKARKRVRVTSSHADTVSGIVASEESEVNEGLNVSKDTDSKPLDQTGEKWPTSL, encoded by the exons ATGGAG ATGGAATCAGATCAGCCAGATGATGTTGGTAATTGCATCGAAGAGACATCTGTTCAGCATTTATTTGATCCAGGTAGTCCTGACATAAGCAATATGTTCGGAGAGCAGCAGGTGGCTCCCCGAGTTGGTGATGCGTACCAAGTGGAAATCCCTTCCATGACTATGGACGCTGAGCAGTATAAGCTTTTGACTAATCCCGCTCATTCAAAAGTTGTTGATGGTTCCCATTACTTTCTAGTTGGTTTGCCCGTACCAATTGTATATTCTGACGAAGTGAATAACATTGAAGATCACAGGCTGGAATCTCCAATTAACCCTGATAATGTGGTTAATGGAAAGAGTTCTAAGGAAgctagaaagagaaaaaaggaTCCTACTAGACTGAGGAAGAAAAGTTCAAAACTCAAAGTTGCACCCTTGTTATTTGGGTTGGACGAGGTAGATGAATCAAAAGCAGAAAATATTGAGCTGATGGTGGTGGAAGAGAATGCGAATCAGTCGCTGAGAAGCAAGTGCTGTTACCCAGTTCCCGGTTCATCAAGAAGCGCTTGGAGTGATGCTGAAGTGGATGGCTTTCTTCTGGGTTTATACATTTTCGGGAAGAGCTTTTACCAGGTGAAGAGATTCATGGAGAACAAAGCCATGGGAGAAATACTGTCATTTTATTATGGGAAGTTTTATAGGTCTGATGCATACCGCAGATGGTCAGAGTGCCGGAAAAGTAGAAGAAAGAAATGTATACTCGGGGAGAAAATTTTCACAGGGTGGAGGCAACGGGAGCTGTTATCTCGTATAATTCCTCATGTCTCAGAAGAATCTCAAAAATCTTTATCAGAG GGTTACAAATTATTTGCAGAGGGGACAACGTCTCTAGAAGAATATGTATCCTTCTTAAAGTCCACTGTTGGCATTCGTGTCCTCGTGGAAGCTATAGGAATTGGGAAGGGGAAAGAAGATCTCACAGGCTTTGCCCTGGAACCTGGAAAGAACAATCAGGAGCTTCCAGCTTGTCCAAAATTACCAGCTTGCAAAGCGTTTAGTTCTCTTACATTCTgtgaaataattaaatatttgactGGAGGAGTTCGGTTGAGCAAAGGGCGATCTAACGATATCTTTTGGGAGGCTGTTTGGCCGCGTTTGCTAGCAAATGGATGGCATTCTGAGCAACCTacattttctttggtttttcttATGCCTGGCATAAAGAAgttcaaaagaagaaaattgacAAGGGGAGATCAGTATTTTGATTCTGTTAGTGATGTTCTGAACAAAGTGGCATCTGAACCAGAACTTATTCAGCTTCAAGGTGAAGAAGAACTTGTTCCAGAGGCGACATCAGACCAGGATGATCTATCTAATCATCAACGCCATTGCTACCTCAAACCAAGGGTCGTTACTAGCAAACCAAACCGCATGCAGTTCACTGTTGTCGATACCAGTTTGGTCCATGGAGCAAAATCACGTGGCATAGTGGAACTGAAATACTCACCAGTTGAACTCCAAAGTAATTCGGAACAACCCAATTGTTCAAGAGAAAATGAAGGGGACTCTTGTGAgaataaattaaatggacatggAAATGATactgttgaaatgcaattgaaCAGTAAAACCAATATGGCCAAGCACCTGAAGCGTAAGAGGTTCACAATTGTCGATACCAGTCTAGTTCATAGAGGAAAATCATCAACAGTTACAGAACTGAGATGCTCGCCAACTGTGTTTGAAAGTTTTTCTAAGTCAACTGGTCTTTTACGAGAAACTGAAGAAAATTCGTTTGCGGATTTACTGGGCAAGCATAAGCCTGATGCTGCTGATATTTCATTGGATGGTGAAGTGAATAATTTCAGCGACAACTGCCGTAGGGATATATCTGATATTGGTGGTACAAACCAAATGGAAGTAAAAAATAGCTCAGATTCTACAGAAAAAATGGAAGGCCACCCgaataaaaaaaaggggatgTCTGATGACAAGAAGCCGAAGAGGACTACATTACATAAGTTTAGTCGGAAAGAGAAACATAGACATTCAAATTCTGTAGGTTCTCTCCCCAAACGCCGACGATTAGCTGCTTGTGCTAAGTCAGAAACAGGTTGCCTCGTCAACAGTAGCTCTCAAGGTTTGCAGTCAGAACAAGTGGGATCCCATGGCCCATTGAATTCTCTAGATGCAGGCGAGCTTGTTGTTTCTCTAGCGGGTCCTCTTGAAAGGGAGCCATCAATTGCTTCTCTTGCTGAAGGTAGTCCAGTAAAGGAGAGTAGTTCTGAAACTCATGGTGGGAATTGTTCAGGTGAGCGCATGTCGCATGAGAAGAATGAGAATCATCAAGACCAGGAATCATCCATCCTAAACTTACATCAGGATTTGATGGACAGTAGAAACAGTGAAAAAGTTGTTGTGGTCAACTTGGAAACAAATGTAGACAGCCTGTGCCTCCCATCAAGTGAAGCACATGTTGTAGACACTTTGAGTACCTTTAACATGATCTCCAGGAGGCAAAGCACAAGAAACCGACCGCTAACAGCTAGAGCATTGGAAGCTCTTGCAGACGGGTTATTAGgcattaaaaagagaaaaaacagCTCAGAAGATATCCTTGGGGAAAATCAAGTCTCAAGACCCTCCCGCAAGGCCCGGAAGAGAGTCAGGGTAACTTCAAGCCATGCTGATACTGTTAGTGGAATTGTGGCTTCAGAAGAAAGCGAGGTGAACGAAGGTTTGAATGTTAGCAAAGATACGGATAGCAAACCTCTTGATCAAACTGGAGAAAAGTGGCCAACTAGCCTCTAG
- the LOC137745815 gene encoding zinc finger protein GAI-ASSOCIATED FACTOR 1-like: MSNIAGSAATGSFSSGNTGGEEVQQQQQELLNHHANFHGSNSFLPTTNIDSNGISTAQVQKQPPPAKKKRNLPGTPDPSAEVIALSPKTLMATNRFVCEICKKGFQRDQNLQLHRRGHNLPWKLKQRTSSEIIKRVYVCPEPSCVHHGPSRALGDLTGIKKHFCRKHGEKKWKCEKCSKKYAVQSDWKAHSKICGTRQYKCDCGTIFSRRDSFITHRAFCDTIAEENNARNQGVVLMSNNTMGAPNLQQGQLSNSELIIPTSMPMNNNKITDNPPSARSDITTSGQFHHIFDAKNTPLTLETQRPFPIPAKPLNMSPRSLNNNTSSSSPSPSSLLFELNHGRHSQSLIPSSSGHLSATQLLQKAAQMGATLSGGPNPNPGSTTITSMAPSTYGTTTGGYNMNHFMQQRDHNIPQLETSPQFFSANCAEMGIFNVVFDHHQNNGFLKNMEHENNGTPNKIGLRGASNVGSGDTLTVDFLGLGGSGDINRPENFHDQQKQQHGQQDQLGFGEFDDDDHLIMQRFG; the protein is encoded by the exons ATGTCAAATATCGCAGGTAGTGCAGCTACTGGGAGCTTCTCTTCAGGAAATACAGGCGGAGAAGAAGTTCAACAGCAACAACAAGAGCTATTAAATCACCATGCAAACTTCCATGGCTCCAACTCCTTCCTTCCAACAACTAATATCGATAGCAATGGTATCTCCACTGCTCAAGTACAAAAGCAACCTCCACCGGCTAAGAAGAAAAGAAACCTACCAGGAACTCCAG ACCCAAGTGCTGAAGTGATTGCCTTATCACCAAAGACCCTGATGGCCACAAACCGGTTTGTGTGTGAAATTTGCAAGAAGGGGTTCCAAAGGGACCAAAACCTCCAATTGCACAGAAGAGGTCACAACTTGCCGTGGAAGCTTAAGCAAAGAACAAGCAGTGAAATCATTAAGCGAGTCTATGTCTGCCCAGAACCCTCCTGCGTCCATCACGGTCCATCGCGGGCACTCGGGGATCTTACGGGCATCAAAAAGCACTTTTGCCGGAAGCATGGTGAGAAAAAGTGGAAATGTGAGAAGTGCTCCAAGAAGTACGCGGTGCAATCGGACTGGAAAGCTCATTCAAAGATCTGTGGTACTAGACAATACAAATGTGACTGTGGAACCATCTTCTCCAG AAGAGATAGCTTCATCACCCACAGAGCTTTTTGTGATACCATAGCTGAAGAGAACAACGCAAGAAACCAAGGAGTAGTACTAATGTCCAACAATACTATGGGAGCACCAAACTTACAACAAGGCCAACTTTCCAACAGTGAGCTCATCATCCCCACATCAATGCCCatgaacaacaacaaaatcacCGATAACCCACCATCAGCAAGATCAGATATTACTACATCTGGTCAATTTCATCATATTTTTGATGCCAAAAATACCCCTTTGACCCTAGAAACCCAACGACCCTTCCCAATACCCGCAAAACCCTTAAACATGTCACCGAGATCCCTCAACAACAacacttcatcatcatcaccatcaccatcgtCATTACTCTTCGAATTAAATCACGGCCGGCACAGTCAATCACTCATCCCCAGCTCATCAGGCCACTTATCCGCCACGCAACTGCTACAAAAAGCGGCTCAAATGGGTGCAACTCTGAGTGGTGGTCCTAACCCTAACCCTGGTAGTACAACCATAACAAGCATGGCACCCTCAACCTATGGTACAACTACTGGTGGGTACAACATGAACCACTTTATGCAGCAGAGAGATCATAACATTCCGCAATTAGAGACCTCGCCACAGTTTTTCAGCGCTAATTGTGCGGAAATGGGGATATTTAACGTGGTATTCGATCATCATCAGAACAATGGTTTCTTGAAGAACATGGAACATGAAAACAATGGGACTCCAAATAAAATAGGGTTGAGGGGTGCTAGTAATGTGGGTAGTGGTGATACATTGACAGTTGACTTTTTAGGGCTTGGAGGATCGGGTGATATTAATAGACCAGAAAATTTTCATGATCAGCAGAAACAACAACATGGTCAACAAGATCAGTTGGGGTTTGGAgaatttgatgatgatgatcaccTAATAATGCAAAGGTTTGGCTGA
- the LOC137746046 gene encoding uncharacterized protein isoform X1, which translates to MPFSNPKCLLLCFYKLWQMESDQPDDVGNCIEETSVQHLFDPGSPDISNMFGEQQVAPRVGDAYQVEIPSMTMDAEQYKLLTNPAHSKVVDGSHYFLVGLPVPIVYSDEVNNIEDHRLESPINPDNVVNGKSSKEARKRKKDPTRLRKKSSKLKVAPLLFGLDEVDESKAENIELMVVEENANQSLRSKCCYPVPGSSRSAWSDAEVDGFLLGLYIFGKSFYQVKRFMENKAMGEILSFYYGKFYRSDAYRRWSECRKSRRKKCILGEKIFTGWRQRELLSRIIPHVSEESQKSLSEGYKLFAEGTTSLEEYVSFLKSTVGIRVLVEAIGIGKGKEDLTGFALEPGKNNQELPACPKLPACKAFSSLTFCEIIKYLTGGVRLSKGRSNDIFWEAVWPRLLANGWHSEQPTFSLVFLMPGIKKFKRRKLTRGDQYFDSVSDVLNKVASEPELIQLQGEEELVPEATSDQDDLSNHQRHCYLKPRVVTSKPNRMQFTVVDTSLVHGAKSRGIVELKYSPVELQSNSEQPNCSRENEGDSCENKLNGHGNDTVEMQLNSKTNMAKHLKRKRFTIVDTSLVHRGKSSTVTELRCSPTVFESFSKSTGLLRETEENSFADLLGKHKPDAADISLDGEVNNFSDNCRRDISDIGGTNQMEVKNSSDSTEKMEGHPNKKKGMSDDKKPKRTTLHKFSRKEKHRHSNSVGSLPKRRRLAACAKSETGCLVNSSSQGLQSEQVGSHGPLNSLDAGELVVSLAGPLEREPSIASLAEGSPVKESSSETHGGNCSGERMSHEKNENHQDQESSILNLHQDLMDSRNSEKVVVVNLETNVDSLCLPSSEAHVVDTLSTFNMISRRQSTRNRPLTARALEALADGLLGIKKRKNSSEDILGENQVSRPSRKARKRVRVTSSHADTVSGIVASEESEVNEGLNVSKDTDSKPLDQTGEKWPTSL; encoded by the exons ATGCCTTTTTCCAATCCTAAGTGTTTATTGTTATGTTTCTATAAACTTTGGCAGATGGAATCAGATCAGCCAGATGATGTTGGTAATTGCATCGAAGAGACATCTGTTCAGCATTTATTTGATCCAGGTAGTCCTGACATAAGCAATATGTTCGGAGAGCAGCAGGTGGCTCCCCGAGTTGGTGATGCGTACCAAGTGGAAATCCCTTCCATGACTATGGACGCTGAGCAGTATAAGCTTTTGACTAATCCCGCTCATTCAAAAGTTGTTGATGGTTCCCATTACTTTCTAGTTGGTTTGCCCGTACCAATTGTATATTCTGACGAAGTGAATAACATTGAAGATCACAGGCTGGAATCTCCAATTAACCCTGATAATGTGGTTAATGGAAAGAGTTCTAAGGAAgctagaaagagaaaaaaggaTCCTACTAGACTGAGGAAGAAAAGTTCAAAACTCAAAGTTGCACCCTTGTTATTTGGGTTGGACGAGGTAGATGAATCAAAAGCAGAAAATATTGAGCTGATGGTGGTGGAAGAGAATGCGAATCAGTCGCTGAGAAGCAAGTGCTGTTACCCAGTTCCCGGTTCATCAAGAAGCGCTTGGAGTGATGCTGAAGTGGATGGCTTTCTTCTGGGTTTATACATTTTCGGGAAGAGCTTTTACCAGGTGAAGAGATTCATGGAGAACAAAGCCATGGGAGAAATACTGTCATTTTATTATGGGAAGTTTTATAGGTCTGATGCATACCGCAGATGGTCAGAGTGCCGGAAAAGTAGAAGAAAGAAATGTATACTCGGGGAGAAAATTTTCACAGGGTGGAGGCAACGGGAGCTGTTATCTCGTATAATTCCTCATGTCTCAGAAGAATCTCAAAAATCTTTATCAGAG GGTTACAAATTATTTGCAGAGGGGACAACGTCTCTAGAAGAATATGTATCCTTCTTAAAGTCCACTGTTGGCATTCGTGTCCTCGTGGAAGCTATAGGAATTGGGAAGGGGAAAGAAGATCTCACAGGCTTTGCCCTGGAACCTGGAAAGAACAATCAGGAGCTTCCAGCTTGTCCAAAATTACCAGCTTGCAAAGCGTTTAGTTCTCTTACATTCTgtgaaataattaaatatttgactGGAGGAGTTCGGTTGAGCAAAGGGCGATCTAACGATATCTTTTGGGAGGCTGTTTGGCCGCGTTTGCTAGCAAATGGATGGCATTCTGAGCAACCTacattttctttggtttttcttATGCCTGGCATAAAGAAgttcaaaagaagaaaattgacAAGGGGAGATCAGTATTTTGATTCTGTTAGTGATGTTCTGAACAAAGTGGCATCTGAACCAGAACTTATTCAGCTTCAAGGTGAAGAAGAACTTGTTCCAGAGGCGACATCAGACCAGGATGATCTATCTAATCATCAACGCCATTGCTACCTCAAACCAAGGGTCGTTACTAGCAAACCAAACCGCATGCAGTTCACTGTTGTCGATACCAGTTTGGTCCATGGAGCAAAATCACGTGGCATAGTGGAACTGAAATACTCACCAGTTGAACTCCAAAGTAATTCGGAACAACCCAATTGTTCAAGAGAAAATGAAGGGGACTCTTGTGAgaataaattaaatggacatggAAATGATactgttgaaatgcaattgaaCAGTAAAACCAATATGGCCAAGCACCTGAAGCGTAAGAGGTTCACAATTGTCGATACCAGTCTAGTTCATAGAGGAAAATCATCAACAGTTACAGAACTGAGATGCTCGCCAACTGTGTTTGAAAGTTTTTCTAAGTCAACTGGTCTTTTACGAGAAACTGAAGAAAATTCGTTTGCGGATTTACTGGGCAAGCATAAGCCTGATGCTGCTGATATTTCATTGGATGGTGAAGTGAATAATTTCAGCGACAACTGCCGTAGGGATATATCTGATATTGGTGGTACAAACCAAATGGAAGTAAAAAATAGCTCAGATTCTACAGAAAAAATGGAAGGCCACCCgaataaaaaaaaggggatgTCTGATGACAAGAAGCCGAAGAGGACTACATTACATAAGTTTAGTCGGAAAGAGAAACATAGACATTCAAATTCTGTAGGTTCTCTCCCCAAACGCCGACGATTAGCTGCTTGTGCTAAGTCAGAAACAGGTTGCCTCGTCAACAGTAGCTCTCAAGGTTTGCAGTCAGAACAAGTGGGATCCCATGGCCCATTGAATTCTCTAGATGCAGGCGAGCTTGTTGTTTCTCTAGCGGGTCCTCTTGAAAGGGAGCCATCAATTGCTTCTCTTGCTGAAGGTAGTCCAGTAAAGGAGAGTAGTTCTGAAACTCATGGTGGGAATTGTTCAGGTGAGCGCATGTCGCATGAGAAGAATGAGAATCATCAAGACCAGGAATCATCCATCCTAAACTTACATCAGGATTTGATGGACAGTAGAAACAGTGAAAAAGTTGTTGTGGTCAACTTGGAAACAAATGTAGACAGCCTGTGCCTCCCATCAAGTGAAGCACATGTTGTAGACACTTTGAGTACCTTTAACATGATCTCCAGGAGGCAAAGCACAAGAAACCGACCGCTAACAGCTAGAGCATTGGAAGCTCTTGCAGACGGGTTATTAGgcattaaaaagagaaaaaacagCTCAGAAGATATCCTTGGGGAAAATCAAGTCTCAAGACCCTCCCGCAAGGCCCGGAAGAGAGTCAGGGTAACTTCAAGCCATGCTGATACTGTTAGTGGAATTGTGGCTTCAGAAGAAAGCGAGGTGAACGAAGGTTTGAATGTTAGCAAAGATACGGATAGCAAACCTCTTGATCAAACTGGAGAAAAGTGGCCAACTAGCCTCTAG